From Pelosinus fermentans DSM 17108, the proteins below share one genomic window:
- a CDS encoding GntR family transcriptional regulator yields the protein MERRLLPIKLDSYQPLREVVCETLRNAIVSGVLQPGERLMEIQVAEELGVSRTPVREAIRKLELEGFVVMIPRRGTYVSDLSIKDITEVFEVRTSLDILAAGLAAERITEEELEQMERLLVEIGGYIEQNDMEKIVEADSQFHDILYRASRNERLVGIINNLREQLTRFRSLSMSYPGRLKAMFAEHTRMVESLGQRNVALAQQFAGEHMANAEQVLLKNMLERGADSSEE from the coding sequence ATGGAACGCCGATTATTGCCAATAAAATTAGACAGTTATCAGCCCCTCAGGGAAGTGGTCTGTGAAACCTTGCGTAATGCAATCGTTTCAGGTGTTTTGCAGCCTGGTGAGCGCTTGATGGAGATTCAAGTAGCCGAAGAGCTGGGGGTAAGTCGCACTCCTGTACGGGAAGCCATTCGTAAATTGGAACTGGAAGGATTTGTGGTCATGATACCCCGTCGTGGTACGTATGTATCCGATCTTTCCATTAAAGATATCACGGAAGTCTTTGAAGTGCGTACTTCTTTGGATATTTTAGCCGCAGGACTGGCTGCAGAGCGTATTACGGAAGAAGAACTTGAACAGATGGAACGTCTGCTGGTGGAAATTGGCGGCTATATTGAACAAAATGACATGGAAAAGATTGTAGAAGCCGATAGCCAGTTTCATGATATTTTGTATCGGGCCAGCCGCAATGAACGTCTTGTGGGTATTATCAATAATTTGCGGGAGCAATTGACTCGTTTTCGTTCATTGTCGATGTCATATCCAGGGCGTCTCAAAGCGATGTTTGCCGAACATACTCGCATGGTAGAATCATTAGGGCAGCGCAATGTGGCTTTAGCTCAGCAGTTTGCCGGAGAGCATATGGCGAATGCGGAACAAGTTTTATTAAAAAATATGCTGGAACGCGGAGCGGATTCGAGTGAAGAATAG
- a CDS encoding nucleotidyltransferase family protein — protein sequence MYDAIILAGGENNEHLTKFSSQPYEAMIEIAGKPMVTFVADALAASLQVKRIFIMGPILQLKKCTFPKDTILLEGGRTLIETIQLGIKALGHENKVLIVTADIPLLTPDAITDFLRQCDEVEADLYYPIVSKEINNKCYPQSKRTYVRFKDGTYTGGNIFLVNPAIVPQCLTVAERLINNRKNPFKLCCLLGWGFVLQFLLGTLSLTKVKERVEILLGITGSVVQSSYPELGIDVDKPSDLELVRTTFSFRI from the coding sequence ATGTATGATGCCATTATACTGGCTGGCGGTGAAAATAATGAACATTTGACTAAGTTTTCATCTCAGCCGTATGAGGCGATGATTGAAATAGCTGGTAAGCCTATGGTGACCTTTGTGGCAGATGCATTGGCTGCTTCCCTCCAGGTGAAACGGATTTTTATCATGGGACCAATTCTACAATTAAAAAAATGTACCTTTCCTAAAGATACTATTTTACTTGAGGGAGGCCGTACCCTTATTGAAACGATTCAACTAGGGATCAAGGCTCTTGGACATGAGAATAAGGTATTAATCGTTACGGCTGATATTCCTCTTTTAACACCAGATGCCATTACTGATTTTCTTCGTCAATGTGACGAGGTCGAGGCCGATTTGTATTATCCGATTGTGAGTAAAGAAATCAATAATAAATGTTATCCCCAAAGCAAACGTACGTATGTGAGATTTAAAGATGGAACCTATACTGGCGGCAATATTTTTTTGGTGAATCCGGCAATTGTACCTCAATGCCTGACTGTAGCTGAAAGATTGATCAATAATCGCAAGAATCCATTTAAACTTTGCTGCTTATTAGGATGGGGATTTGTTTTACAATTTTTACTGGGCACATTAAGCTTGACTAAAGTAAAAGAAAGAGTGGAGATCTTATTGGGTATCACCGGCTCTGTGGTTCAGTCCAGCTATCCTGAGTTGGGGATTGATGTAGACAAACCTAGTGACTTAGAGTTGGTACGGACTACCTTTTCTTTCCGTATATAA
- the purR gene encoding pur operon repressor produces the protein MTKVRRVERIVALTKMLMDMPGHLFSLGHFSNLFSTAKSTLSEDMVTIKQSMQEFGLGTVQTVSGASGGVKYVPYPSEERINHMLTQMAKQLSDPDRIIPGGFLYMSDILFTPELMMQAGEIFRARFSSVTPDYVMTVETKGIPLAFSTARAFGLPLVIVRQGSKVTEGPSVSINYVTGSTKRIQTMSLPRRALPSGSKVLVIDDFMKAGGTAQGMIDLANEVGAQVVGTGVLIATIEPEKKLIEDYLALLMLHDVGQHTKMIDIRPVL, from the coding sequence ATGACTAAGGTACGGAGAGTAGAAAGAATCGTAGCCCTCACCAAAATGCTAATGGATATGCCAGGGCATTTATTTTCATTAGGACACTTTAGTAACTTGTTTAGTACAGCAAAGTCAACTTTAAGTGAAGATATGGTAACAATAAAACAATCCATGCAGGAATTCGGCTTAGGAACAGTGCAAACCGTATCAGGAGCATCTGGTGGCGTAAAATATGTGCCATATCCTTCGGAGGAACGCATTAATCATATGTTGACGCAGATGGCAAAGCAGCTTTCCGATCCAGACAGGATCATTCCTGGAGGATTTTTGTACATGTCGGATATTTTATTCACGCCTGAATTAATGATGCAGGCTGGCGAAATTTTCAGGGCAAGATTTTCCAGTGTAACCCCTGATTATGTTATGACCGTGGAAACCAAAGGGATTCCCTTGGCATTTTCTACTGCCCGGGCTTTTGGTCTGCCTTTGGTCATTGTGCGGCAAGGGAGTAAAGTTACAGAGGGACCTTCAGTAAGTATCAACTATGTGACGGGCTCTACCAAACGGATTCAAACTATGTCTCTGCCTAGACGGGCATTGCCATCCGGATCTAAAGTATTAGTGATTGATGATTTTATGAAAGCTGGGGGTACAGCTCAGGGAATGATTGATCTGGCAAATGAGGTGGGGGCTCAAGTGGTAGGTACCGGTGTACTCATCGCAACCATTGAACCGGAAAAAAAATTAATAGAAGATTATTTGGCATTATTGATGCTCCACGATGTTGGGCAGCATACTAAGATGATTGACATTCGACCCGTATTGTAG
- the ilvA gene encoding threonine ammonia-lyase, which produces MQKNISLADVQQAHQAMYNVVHHTPLDKSVTFSGMAGYDVYLKLENLQKTGSFKLRGAYNKIHSLTTEEKARGVIAASAGNHAQGVAYAARMMKTKATIVMPEIAPLAKVMATRGYGAEVVLSGTVYDDAFHKAQELEVETKQTFIHAFNDEAVIAGQGTIGLEILQELEDVSAIVVPIGGGGLIAGIALAVKELAPHVKIYGVQAQGAPAMYMSKHAHVLKSTPDATTIADGIAVKIPGDITFPIVEQYVDDIVVVDDEAIAGTILMMLERAKLMVEGAGAIALAAILNHKIPAHGKVVSVVSGGNVDVNFISRIIERGLVKAGRRIKISTQITDRPGLLQQLLTVIANSRANVIAVFHDRVEQNVPIGQAIIEISLETRDALHTEQILTNLRKHGYSAKII; this is translated from the coding sequence ATGCAAAAAAATATTAGTTTGGCAGATGTTCAGCAAGCTCATCAAGCAATGTACAATGTGGTTCATCATACACCTCTGGATAAAAGTGTTACATTTAGCGGCATGGCTGGTTATGATGTATATTTAAAACTAGAAAATTTGCAAAAAACAGGGTCATTTAAATTACGCGGTGCTTATAATAAGATCCATTCTCTAACGACAGAGGAAAAAGCGAGGGGGGTTATTGCAGCTTCCGCAGGTAATCATGCACAAGGGGTAGCTTATGCTGCCAGAATGATGAAAACAAAGGCTACGATTGTAATGCCTGAGATCGCACCTTTAGCTAAGGTGATGGCTACCCGGGGGTATGGTGCTGAAGTTGTTTTGAGTGGAACGGTGTATGATGATGCTTTTCATAAAGCCCAGGAATTAGAAGTAGAGACGAAACAGACTTTTATTCATGCTTTTAATGATGAAGCGGTCATTGCCGGGCAAGGGACCATCGGGCTTGAAATACTCCAGGAACTTGAAGATGTTTCTGCCATCGTAGTTCCCATAGGTGGCGGGGGATTGATTGCGGGTATTGCATTAGCCGTAAAAGAATTGGCGCCTCATGTGAAAATTTATGGTGTGCAAGCTCAAGGCGCTCCGGCAATGTATATGTCGAAACATGCTCATGTGCTTAAAAGTACGCCAGATGCTACGACAATTGCCGATGGTATTGCTGTTAAAATACCTGGGGATATTACTTTCCCTATTGTAGAGCAGTATGTGGATGATATTGTTGTAGTGGATGATGAGGCGATTGCTGGTACCATTTTAATGATGTTAGAAAGAGCAAAGTTAATGGTAGAAGGTGCTGGAGCCATTGCTTTGGCTGCTATACTCAATCATAAAATTCCAGCCCATGGCAAAGTGGTTAGCGTGGTGTCTGGAGGAAATGTTGATGTCAATTTCATTTCTCGCATTATTGAACGGGGACTGGTTAAGGCTGGCCGCCGTATTAAAATTTCTACGCAAATTACAGATCGCCCGGGTTTATTACAGCAATTATTAACGGTAATTGCAAATTCAAGGGCAAATGTAATTGCTGTTTTTCATGATAGGGTAGAACAGAATGTGCCAATCGGGCAGGCGATTATCGAGATTAGCTTAGAGACACGGGATGCACTGCACACGGAGCAGATTTTAACCAATTTACGTAAGCATGGATATAGCGCTAAGATTATCTAG